The sequence GTGTGCGGAAATACAGCACTTAATCATACGCCAGAAATGGTGTTTGGAATTTGCCAGGAAGAATGCAAAACAATATTACAAAATTTTTTTAAAAAGTTACGCCCTGATAAATCATGATTTCTGCTGCCGTGCTTCTTCTATGAGCTGGCTTAATCGATTACGTGTGCCAATACTTAATCCGTGGCTTACCTGTATTCTAAGGTGAGGATGGTCGGGCAGTGTGATGGTGTGCAATTTTTGTATGATGCGCTCTACAAGAGATTTTAAATCAAAGTAATTGTCACAATTAATAATTGCTAAAAACTCATCACCTCCCGTGCGGAATGTGATATCGTGTTCCCTGAGGCTTGCTTTTAGCAAGCGCGATACCTGTTTTAAAATACGATCGCCTTCTTTGTGGCCACCAATGTTATTTATATCATTCAACCCCTTGATGTCAAACAAAAGAACTGCAACGATATTGGTGGTATCCTCGCGGCGAACAGGTTCTTCTTTGGACCAAATTTTAGTTAATTCGTTGAGCTTTCGAACATTATAAAGCCCTGTTAGTGGGTCTATTGATGCAAGGGTTGTTGCCTTTTCATACAGCAAGGAATTAGCAAAGGCGATAGCACTGAAATCAGCTATAGTTTGCAACACTAAATAATCATCAGATGAAAAGATTCCACCCTGTGCCCTGTTAATTAGCTCTATGACACCGTAAAGGGTATCGCGAAAAATCATGGGCACTGCCATAACCGATTTTGTGGAAAAACCGGTAATTCTGTCAATTTTATCGCTGAAGCGATTATCAATGCTGGTATCGGGCACAAATACAGGCTTCCTTGTTTCAACGACATAACCTGCAACACCTTCTCCTTTTTTGAGGCGAATGTTTTTGACGCTGTCAAAATCAATTCCATGAGATATCACAAAGTATAATTCTTCCGAATTGGGATCATAGCGCAAAAGGCTCCAGTTTTGCGGCGCAAAGTAGGTATGGACTTCTTCCATAATGCCTTCGAGTATGTGTTCAAGTTCTAGAGAGGAAACGATAAGCTTGCCTACATTTGCATACAGCTGTTTTACTTTATACAGTTGGTCCATATCGTTAGTAGTCATATCACATAACCCGGATGATTCTATAATTAATTATTATTTCTTTGGAAAAATAATATATAGTATAAAAAAAGCAAATAAAAAATATATTGCCGCTACCTATATTTGTACTACGAGTTTTTAAAAATAAATAGCTGGCCTACTACGACGCAAAGAAATCGGGCTGGCAGGTGCTCTGTTTTACCATTGACCACAGATATCCATTGGGGTCAATGCGTTTTCGTTTCCTGGTGACCAGTGCCAGCGGAATGTAGGTGAAATAGGAATGCCATGAACCCACCACAAAACCGGTTTTGCCTGCCATTGCTCCATGAACCGCATTTTGTGCAAGCATAATGCAATACACTGCATCGTCGCTTGATGCCGGCACGCTGCGCACCAGATAGCTTGTGTCAATATATTTGATGGTTACGGGGATATTGCGTTTTGCACAATAATTGCTGATTGCATCTTTTAAAAGGAGCCCTATGTCGCCGTATTTAATGTTGCCCGAAGCATCGGTTTCTTTTGGGCCGGTAAAATATTGTTGTCCTGCACCTTCTGCTACAACAATCACTGCATGGTTGGCAGCATACAGACGTTTTTCTAAATGTGGTAAAAAGCCATGAGGCCCTTCCAGATCAAAGTGAACTTCGGGGACAAGACAATAATTGACCTCATTTGAGGCAAGCGTGACAAAGGCAGCAATGTAGCCAGCATCACGTCCCATAACGCGCACTATGCCAATGCCGTTTTTTGCCCCAATAGCTTCAGCATGGGCAGCATAGATGGCCTGTGCAGCAGTGGACACAGCTGTGGAAAATCCAAAGGTTTTATCCACAAACCATATATCATTGTCGATAGTTTTTGGTATTCCAACTATGGCAATAGGAAGCTTTTGTCGTTTTACTTCCTGATAGATGTCGTACGCACCGCGCAGTGAACCATCACCACCAATGATGAATAGTATATTGATGCCATGTTCAACTAGTGTAGCAACTATTTCCTTTTCATCCTGCTGTCCACGCGATGAACCAAGTACTGTGCCGCCCTTTTCGTGCAGGTCATGGACAAAAGCTGGAGTAAGTTCTATGAATGAATGCCCATAGCGTTTCACCAGGCCTTCAAATCCATAGCGTACACCATAAATTGTCTTTACACCATACTGGAAGTTAAGCATTCGAACAATACCCTGGATAACATTGTTTATACCAGGACATAGTCCCCCGCAGGTTACTACTGCAGCTTTTGTTGTTTCAGGATTAAAAAAAATTTTTTTACGTGGCCCTGCATTTTCAAATGAGGCGATAGTTCCTGTTTCATTGAAAGATTTCTGTAATAGGTGTTCTTCGATGTCTACAGCAATACGCTGGGAATCATCGATAAACTTTGATATTTTTAAGGGCGAATCAATAGTACAATTGCCCAATGAGTCTATTGTAGTGTCATCAAGTGAAATGTGTTCATTCATAACAATCAATAGATATATTTTTATAATGCAGTATAGCAAAAAAAATGTAATATACCAAAAATAGTACACACCTCATCAGCAATAATAGCGAAGGAAAGCGACACATAGGGTGTTGTTATAAAAAAATTATTGTTGTTAGAGGGATAAGCTTACAGAAAATATTTTTTTTCTTTACACTTTTTTTATTTTATTTAGTAATAGGTTATAGATTAAAGTTGAGAATAATATCTAGTAACTTTAGGTATTTGCAGTGCTAAAAAATAATGCAAAAATAGTCAGAGAAAGTTGCAACTGTACGCTGAGTGTAGCTATTTTAATATAATGATGAAGAGCATAGGGTATTTTTACTTCTATGCTGAATTTAATTCAGGGTTTTATCACAATAAGTTATCGTGGACGTGATTCTGGTTTTTATCACAATAAGTCATCCTGAACTTGATTCAGGATCTAAATGTAATGGAGATTCCGGATCAAGTCCGGAATGACGATAGGTGTAGAGATTCCGGAGGGGTTTAGAAAGAGGCTAGGTGGAACGATTCCGTATTAAGTCTGGAATGACGGTAGGTGGAACGATTCCGGAGGGGTTTAGAATGACCATGTGAAAAGTGAATATTCCGGGGGGTCCGGAATGTCAATAGTAAAATCATTCTTTTAGGAGGAAGTCATACATGAAACAATTATGTTCATTGATGACAGTGCTAACAGTTTGCTTTGCCATTGCATGTACCAAAGAGGCAAAACAGGATATATTAAAAATCCATTCTTTTTTTGGAGAAGTGAGAATTCAAACTAATGATAAAATAGCTGTGCCTGAGGTTGGTCAGATTTTGTCAGTCAATGATGTGATTATAACCGGAAAAGAATCTGTAGTTGATGTGGTTTACCGCAATGCCGGGATTATCCGCATACATGAAAATACAAAGGTAACTATACAATCGCTTTTAAACAACAATGCTGATGATGTTACATTAAACATTGATAGCGGCAAAACATTTGCTACATTGGGAAAACTGAAAAAAGGCGACAGTTTTGCTTTAAAGTCAAAGACAGTTATTGCAGCTGTAAGAGGCACTTCATTTAGAATGGTTGCTGATGATAAGGGTGCGCAGGTCAACGTTATAGCTGGCAAAGTAATGGTGAAACCGGTGAGCAATGAAACGGTGGTAGAAGATGTTGAAGTGATAGTTGAGGAAAACCAAACAGTTGCTCTTGATACTAAAACAGTTGAAACCATAGTGCAGAAGATAGAGGAAAAGAAATCTGAAACTTATGAAAAAGATGAACAGCAGAAAATTATTGAAGAATTAAAGGAAAAAATTAAACCAGTAGAAACTCCAAAAGAAGCACTAAAAGAGATAAAGAAAGAAGTAAAAGATATTCCAGTAGTTGCAGTAGCACATGAAGAAGTAAAACAGGAAATTAGCAGAGTTGTGGAAGATGACAGTGAAACAAGAAAGCAGCAAGAAGAAAAATTATTAAAAGATAAAGAAGAAAAGGAAAAAGCTGAAAAAGCATTGAAATTGAGGATGGAAAAGGAAAAACGTGAAAAGCTATTAGCTGAAAAGATGGAAAAGGAACGTTTGGAAAAAGAAAAACTTGCAAAAGAACAAGCAGAGCGTGAAAAGGCAGCTAAAGAACAGAAGATAAAAGAAGATAGGGTAAAGAATATACCAACGCTGTAATACTGAATGAATAAATAATTTGAAGCTCCATGGTGTATATGCTACTACATATACTATGGAGCTTTTGCGTTTACAAAATGTATCCCTGTGGCGAAATTCTGTTACAATTCTTAACGACATTAACATATCTGTCAATTATGGCGAGCAGTGGGCAATTCTTGGACCCAATGGATCGGGGAAATCATTTTTAATGAATATAATTGCCACGCTAATTTTTCCGTCCCAAGGCAAGGTTATCATTGCTGGGAAAGAATTAGGCACAGTCAATGTATGGGAATTGCGCACTCACATTGGTATTGTAAGCGACTACCTGCAATATTCCTATCCACCAAAGACTAAGGTTGTTGAGGTTGTAGCTTCTGGCTTTTACAGCAGTTTGGGGTTATATCAGGAGCTATCGCCTGCTATACAAAGAAAAGCTGAAAACATTTTACATACCTTGGGATTATTGCACTATGCTGATACGCCTTTTGGCAAGCTTTCGTATGGCGAGCAAAAAAAAGTGCTTATTGGCAGAGCATTGGTGTATGATCCTGATATTTTAATTTTGGATGAGCCATGCAACGGGCTTGATATACGCTCACGCGAGGAGTTTTTGCATACGTTGTCAAAACTGGTACAAATGCATAAAACCATTCTGTATGTAACACATCATATAGATGAAATCATGCCATGGGTTAACAGAGTGCTGTTGCTTGCACAGGGGCAGTGTGTGTATGCTGGGGATCGCCAGGTGCTTAATAATGAAGAGCTTTTGAGCAGAGTAATGGGATACCACATTGGAGTATTTCATCATAATAGCAGGATGT is a genomic window of Spirochaetota bacterium containing:
- a CDS encoding sensor domain-containing diguanylate cyclase, with the protein product MTTNDMDQLYKVKQLYANVGKLIVSSLELEHILEGIMEEVHTYFAPQNWSLLRYDPNSEELYFVISHGIDFDSVKNIRLKKGEGVAGYVVETRKPVFVPDTSIDNRFSDKIDRITGFSTKSVMAVPMIFRDTLYGVIELINRAQGGIFSSDDYLVLQTIADFSAIAFANSLLYEKATTLASIDPLTGLYNVRKLNELTKIWSKEEPVRREDTTNIVAVLLFDIKGLNDINNIGGHKEGDRILKQVSRLLKASLREHDITFRTGGDEFLAIINCDNYFDLKSLVERIIQKLHTITLPDHPHLRIQVSHGLSIGTRNRLSQLIEEARQQKS
- a CDS encoding ATP-binding cassette domain-containing protein — encoded protein: MKLHGVYATTYTMELLRLQNVSLWRNSVTILNDINISVNYGEQWAILGPNGSGKSFLMNIIATLIFPSQGKVIIAGKELGTVNVWELRTHIGIVSDYLQYSYPPKTKVVEVVASGFYSSLGLYQELSPAIQRKAENILHTLGLLHYADTPFGKLSYGEQKKVLIGRALVYDPDILILDEPCNGLDIRSREEFLHTLSKLVQMHKTILYVTHHIDEIMPWVNRVLLLAQGQCVYAGDRQVLNNEELLSRVMGYHIGVFHHNSRMYWYVK
- a CDS encoding ATP-dependent 6-phosphofructokinase, whose product is MNEHISLDDTTIDSLGNCTIDSPLKISKFIDDSQRIAVDIEEHLLQKSFNETGTIASFENAGPRKKIFFNPETTKAAVVTCGGLCPGINNVIQGIVRMLNFQYGVKTIYGVRYGFEGLVKRYGHSFIELTPAFVHDLHEKGGTVLGSSRGQQDEKEIVATLVEHGINILFIIGGDGSLRGAYDIYQEVKRQKLPIAIVGIPKTIDNDIWFVDKTFGFSTAVSTAAQAIYAAHAEAIGAKNGIGIVRVMGRDAGYIAAFVTLASNEVNYCLVPEVHFDLEGPHGFLPHLEKRLYAANHAVIVVAEGAGQQYFTGPKETDASGNIKYGDIGLLLKDAISNYCAKRNIPVTIKYIDTSYLVRSVPASSDDAVYCIMLAQNAVHGAMAGKTGFVVGSWHSYFTYIPLALVTRKRKRIDPNGYLWSMVKQSTCQPDFFAS
- a CDS encoding FecR domain-containing protein, producing MKQLCSLMTVLTVCFAIACTKEAKQDILKIHSFFGEVRIQTNDKIAVPEVGQILSVNDVIITGKESVVDVVYRNAGIIRIHENTKVTIQSLLNNNADDVTLNIDSGKTFATLGKLKKGDSFALKSKTVIAAVRGTSFRMVADDKGAQVNVIAGKVMVKPVSNETVVEDVEVIVEENQTVALDTKTVETIVQKIEEKKSETYEKDEQQKIIEELKEKIKPVETPKEALKEIKKEVKDIPVVAVAHEEVKQEISRVVEDDSETRKQQEEKLLKDKEEKEKAEKALKLRMEKEKREKLLAEKMEKERLEKEKLAKEQAEREKAAKEQKIKEDRVKNIPTL